In a genomic window of Nodosilinea sp. E11:
- a CDS encoding ABC transporter ATP-binding protein, translated as MKDVTVVKRLLPLLRLYPWAIPAIVLLGMLASIFEGLSISLFIPVLQSLMQDTVQPAEGSILMQTLFRLMDRIAARDRIWVLPALIMGCILLKNLLSYSNYLLSAWLQSHISHRLRSRVFQQLLRVGYDYLETQDSGKLMNTLAGETWRTGEALSKLIGLITTICTTVVYATLLLLISWRLTLLIAVVMAAISIVVQWVTRYTTRLGQQAVQANADLGIRMYEGLVGMRTIRAFGREDHEQQTFDHKSQQVQQAFLRLNALSSTVHPLYEVLSALLVLAILVLSVQYDRTFLPALLTFLFMLYRLQPQMQLIDSYRNGLQSLSGSIDDVFTFLDTQDKPYLQTGVMPFHGLQQGLRLEAVSFAYPTQPNPAVDRVSLTIPAGKTTALVGPSGAGKSTLIHLICRFYDPSAGTIWVDGQSLSSLSLLDWRARMAIVSQDIHIFNATVADNIAYGRLDATRDEVIAAAQQAHAHEFIQQMPQGYDTPVGDRGMRLSGGQRQRLALARAIVRNPDLLILDEATNALDSISEQLIQEALELFSRDRTVIVIAHRLDTIEQADHIAVMQQGRVVEQGNLDSLLRQGGLFSQMHGRQNSLLTS; from the coding sequence ATGAAAGACGTGACCGTGGTCAAGCGCTTACTTCCCTTACTCAGGCTTTATCCCTGGGCGATCCCCGCCATTGTCCTGTTAGGAATGCTGGCCTCAATCTTTGAAGGGCTGAGCATCAGCCTGTTTATTCCAGTGCTGCAAAGCCTGATGCAAGACACCGTCCAGCCGGCAGAAGGCAGCATCCTGATGCAAACCCTGTTTCGGCTGATGGATAGAATTGCGGCGCGCGATCGCATCTGGGTCTTGCCAGCGCTGATCATGGGCTGCATTTTGCTCAAAAATTTGCTCAGCTACAGCAACTACCTGCTGTCAGCCTGGTTGCAGTCACACATCAGCCATCGGCTGCGGTCGCGGGTCTTTCAGCAACTGCTGCGGGTAGGCTACGACTACCTCGAAACCCAGGATTCTGGCAAGCTGATGAACACCCTGGCCGGAGAAACCTGGCGAACGGGAGAAGCCCTGTCTAAGCTGATTGGCTTGATCACCACGATCTGCACCACCGTGGTCTATGCCACGCTGCTACTGCTGATTTCGTGGCGGCTCACCCTGCTGATCGCGGTGGTGATGGCGGCCATTTCGATCGTGGTGCAGTGGGTGACGCGCTACACCACCCGGCTTGGCCAGCAAGCTGTACAAGCCAATGCGGACTTGGGCATTCGCATGTATGAAGGGCTGGTGGGTATGCGCACCATTCGCGCCTTTGGTCGAGAAGATCACGAACAGCAAACCTTTGACCACAAGTCACAACAAGTGCAGCAGGCCTTTTTGCGGCTCAATGCCCTCTCAAGCACGGTGCACCCCCTCTATGAGGTGCTGTCAGCGCTACTGGTGCTAGCGATTTTGGTGCTGTCGGTACAGTACGATCGCACTTTCTTGCCGGCCCTGCTCACCTTTTTGTTTATGCTGTACCGCTTACAGCCCCAGATGCAGCTAATTGATAGCTATCGCAATGGTCTTCAGTCTCTTTCTGGGTCAATCGACGATGTATTCACGTTTTTAGACACCCAAGACAAGCCCTATCTACAAACTGGCGTCATGCCGTTTCATGGCCTTCAGCAAGGTCTGCGCCTAGAAGCCGTGAGTTTTGCCTACCCCACCCAACCCAATCCGGCAGTCGACCGGGTTTCGTTAACCATTCCAGCGGGCAAGACAACGGCCTTAGTGGGGCCATCGGGGGCGGGCAAATCGACCCTAATTCACTTAATCTGCCGCTTTTACGACCCATCGGCGGGGACGATCTGGGTCGATGGGCAATCGCTCTCCAGCCTCAGCCTGTTAGACTGGCGCGCCCGAATGGCCATCGTCAGCCAGGATATTCATATTTTTAACGCCACCGTGGCCGACAACATTGCCTACGGACGGCTTGATGCAACCCGCGACGAGGTTATAGCCGCCGCGCAGCAGGCCCACGCCCACGAATTTATTCAGCAGATGCCCCAGGGCTATGACACCCCGGTGGGCGATCGCGGTATGCGGCTATCAGGGGGCCAGCGTCAGCGCCTCGCCCTGGCTCGGGCGATCGTGCGCAACCCCGATCTGTTGATTTTAGATGAAGCGACCAATGCCCTCGACAGCATCTCTGAGCAGCTGATTCAGGAGGCCCTAGAGCTATTTAGCCGCGATCGCACCGTGATTGTGATTGCCCATCGGTTAGACACCATTGAGCAGGCCGATCACATTGCCGTTATGCAGCAGGGTCGGGTGGTCGAGCAGGGCAACCTCGATAGCCTGTTGCGCCAGGGTGGGCTCTTTAGTCAAATGCACGGTCGGCAAAACTCCCTGCTCACCTCTTGA
- a CDS encoding glycosyltransferase family A protein — MQNPLGNRLPTDHCCCHPLVSVIIPAYNAEHFIAQTLDSVLTQTYQSLEVLVVDDGSQDGTAAIVNNYMAADSRVKLLQQNNAGVAAARNLGIERSTGELIAPIDADDIFYPEHIEKQVEIFATSPPSVGLVYAWSVDIDEVSTPTGGLRAATIEGNVYKTLICHNFIGNASASMIRRSCLNAVGGYSSNLRAQNAQGCEDWDLFLRIAEQFEFRAVPTFSVGYRKLLNSMSKDYRQMARSHSLVMANVRQRYPTLPNFLFRLSASNLYFYFAHQSNGGHNYSTTLTWLRQAIQADPLTCWIRLGLYQLTLKSLWGWGMAQWSERPRHDRSTQPLPLELPKAPHTVLWEVRLLLAVGNGFHWLISALARQTLAQPQPLNFGTRENAL; from the coding sequence ATGCAAAATCCATTAGGCAATCGATTGCCGACTGACCACTGCTGCTGTCATCCGCTCGTTTCGGTGATCATTCCGGCCTACAACGCCGAACACTTTATTGCTCAAACCCTTGACTCTGTATTGACTCAGACCTATCAATCACTAGAAGTGTTGGTGGTTGATGATGGCTCTCAGGACGGGACAGCAGCCATTGTAAACAACTATATGGCAGCAGATTCACGAGTCAAGCTTTTGCAACAAAACAATGCTGGAGTTGCGGCGGCTCGAAACCTCGGTATTGAACGGTCGACCGGGGAGTTAATTGCTCCCATTGATGCCGATGATATTTTTTATCCTGAGCACATTGAAAAACAGGTCGAGATCTTTGCCACCTCGCCTCCATCGGTTGGATTGGTATATGCCTGGTCAGTCGATATCGATGAGGTCTCAACTCCTACGGGGGGCCTAAGAGCAGCCACCATTGAGGGCAATGTGTATAAAACGCTGATTTGCCACAATTTTATTGGCAATGCCAGCGCCTCTATGATTCGCCGTAGCTGCCTCAATGCGGTAGGAGGTTATAGCAGCAATCTCCGTGCTCAAAATGCCCAGGGCTGCGAAGATTGGGACCTATTTTTGCGTATTGCTGAGCAGTTTGAGTTTCGCGCTGTGCCCACCTTTTCGGTAGGCTACCGCAAACTGTTGAACAGTATGTCTAAGGACTATCGGCAGATGGCGCGATCGCACAGTCTGGTAATGGCCAACGTGCGTCAACGCTACCCCACGCTGCCGAACTTCTTGTTTCGCCTTTCAGCCAGCAACCTATATTTTTACTTCGCCCACCAAAGCAACGGGGGACACAACTACTCGACGACGTTGACCTGGCTGCGGCAGGCGATCCAAGCCGATCCGCTCACCTGCTGGATACGGCTAGGGCTTTACCAGCTGACCTTAAAAAGTCTTTGGGGTTGGGGGATGGCCCAATGGTCAGAGAGGCCCCGCCACGATCGCTCTACTCAGCCCCTACCCCTAGAGTTACCTAAGGCTCCGCATACTGTCCTTTGGGAAGTGAGATTACTATTGGCAGTAGGCAACGGCTTTCATTGGCTGATTTCTGCCCTAGCTCGCCAAACGCTAGCTCAACCTCAGCCCCTCAACTTTGGTACCAGGGAAAATGCTCTATGA
- a CDS encoding NAD(P)/FAD-dependent oxidoreductase, with product MSQPSPVVVIGAGPAGLTAAYELAKQNIQSVVLEQADKVGGISRTETYKDYRFDIGGHRFFTKVGEVQAFWHEILGDDFIQVPRLSRIYYENKFYDYPLSLTKTLKNLGLGRSFLILISYLKAKLSKYLNPSKLPETFEEWVTDCFGERLYQIFFKTYTEKVWGIPCNQIRADWAAQRIKDMSLKRAVINAVFGSQNAKSLIKEFDYPRLGPGMMWERCQEKVEQQGSTVHLNTTVTRLEREGSRITAVVAQQGGETLRFVGDRFINSMPVSALVHRLDPPPPQAVLDAARGLKYRDFLIVALIIDQDQLFPDNWLYIHSPEFKVGRIQNFKNWSPEMVPDSSKTCLGMEYFCSEGDAIWDMSDADLIQLATQEIATLDLGVARKDVEDGVVIRQRKAYPVYDGDYKRHLKVLQEYIEGFDNLQTVGRNGMHRYNNQDHSMLTAMLAVRNILGETHDLWNINTERSYQEDFTTEEWNQRQNKQVSVNTVLASDLQ from the coding sequence ATGTCTCAACCATCTCCTGTCGTTGTAATTGGTGCTGGCCCTGCTGGCCTCACGGCTGCCTACGAACTAGCTAAGCAAAATATTCAGTCGGTAGTTTTAGAGCAAGCCGATAAGGTGGGAGGCATCTCTCGCACTGAAACCTATAAAGACTACCGCTTTGATATTGGTGGACACCGCTTTTTTACTAAAGTAGGCGAGGTGCAAGCTTTTTGGCATGAGATCTTAGGCGATGATTTCATTCAGGTGCCTAGGCTATCGCGCATTTATTATGAAAACAAGTTCTACGACTATCCTCTTTCTCTCACCAAAACTCTCAAGAATTTAGGTCTGGGCCGCAGCTTTCTCATTTTGATCAGTTATCTAAAAGCCAAGCTGAGCAAATACCTAAACCCTTCTAAATTGCCGGAAACCTTTGAAGAGTGGGTGACCGATTGCTTTGGGGAACGCCTCTATCAGATTTTTTTTAAGACTTATACCGAAAAGGTTTGGGGCATTCCCTGCAATCAAATTCGGGCTGACTGGGCAGCCCAACGAATTAAGGATATGTCGCTCAAACGGGCGGTAATCAATGCCGTTTTTGGTAGCCAAAATGCCAAAAGTTTAATCAAAGAGTTTGACTACCCCAGATTAGGCCCAGGCATGATGTGGGAACGCTGTCAGGAAAAGGTTGAGCAGCAAGGGTCTACGGTACATCTCAACACTACGGTGACCCGCCTTGAACGAGAGGGTAGTCGAATTACGGCGGTAGTGGCCCAACAGGGTGGGGAAACGCTGCGGTTTGTAGGCGATCGCTTTATTAACTCAATGCCAGTCTCGGCCCTGGTACATCGGCTCGACCCCCCACCGCCGCAGGCAGTTTTAGACGCCGCTCGTGGGCTGAAATACCGAGATTTTTTGATTGTTGCTTTGATTATTGATCAAGATCAGTTATTTCCCGATAACTGGCTCTATATCCACAGTCCAGAGTTTAAGGTGGGGCGCATCCAAAACTTCAAAAACTGGAGCCCTGAAATGGTGCCCGACTCTAGTAAAACCTGTCTAGGCATGGAGTATTTTTGCAGCGAAGGGGATGCAATCTGGGACATGAGCGACGCCGACCTGATTCAGCTAGCTACCCAAGAGATTGCCACCCTAGACCTGGGCGTTGCCCGTAAGGATGTGGAAGACGGGGTCGTGATTCGGCAACGCAAAGCCTACCCAGTTTATGATGGCGACTACAAGCGGCACCTCAAAGTGTTGCAGGAGTATATAGAAGGATTTGACAACCTGCAAACGGTAGGACGTAACGGTATGCACCGATACAATAACCAAGATCACTCTATGCTGACAGCGATGCTAGCAGTGCGGAACATTCTGGGGGAAACCCACGACCTTTGGAATATCAACACTGAGCGTTCGTACCAGGAAGATTTTACGACCGAGGAGTGGAACCAGCGACAAAACAAACAGGTCTCAGTCAACACAGTTTTAGCCTCTGACCTCCAATAG
- a CDS encoding glycosyltransferase, with translation MLPPNFPLISIIIPVYNGGLPFKICLQSLDRYRPSHCSTEVIVVADGCTDGSDTLAKTFGATVLSTTAPGGPARARNIGARQATGDILFFVDADVAIQADTLDQVATLFAQAPDLAAAIGSYDDAPGETNFLSQYKNLFHHYTHQTAQEEASTFWGACGAIRRDVFWTVGGFDENYKKPSIEDIELGYRLKQQGYHIRLCKTLQVKHLKRWQPLSLLRAEFFYRALPWTQLLLSRQQMTNDLNLKIVTRLSIALIFVLFGTLFSALWLRFSLGLAFGIAGLLLGLNWPVYHFFYRHRGLWFALRAVPWHWLYFFYSGTAYALGLVHFYFGLKRPIFSK, from the coding sequence ATGCTGCCTCCGAACTTCCCCTTAATCTCAATTATTATTCCGGTCTATAACGGCGGTCTGCCGTTCAAGATCTGTCTGCAAAGCTTAGATCGTTACCGCCCTAGCCACTGTTCTACCGAAGTGATTGTAGTGGCCGACGGTTGCACTGACGGCTCTGATACCTTAGCCAAAACTTTTGGCGCAACGGTACTTAGCACAACGGCCCCCGGTGGACCAGCCCGCGCCAGAAATATTGGTGCTCGCCAGGCCACTGGAGACATTTTGTTTTTTGTCGATGCCGATGTCGCCATCCAGGCTGACACCCTTGACCAAGTAGCAACCCTGTTTGCCCAAGCCCCCGATCTGGCAGCAGCCATTGGCTCCTACGACGACGCCCCAGGAGAAACCAACTTTTTATCTCAATATAAAAACCTCTTTCACCATTACACCCACCAAACCGCCCAAGAAGAGGCATCAACGTTTTGGGGGGCCTGTGGTGCTATCCGCCGCGATGTTTTCTGGACAGTCGGCGGCTTTGACGAGAACTACAAAAAGCCTTCTATTGAAGATATTGAACTGGGCTATCGGCTTAAGCAACAGGGTTACCACATTCGTCTCTGCAAAACACTACAGGTTAAGCATCTCAAGCGCTGGCAACCACTATCGCTATTGCGAGCTGAGTTTTTTTACCGCGCTCTACCCTGGACCCAATTACTGCTAAGTCGGCAGCAAATGACGAACGATCTTAACCTTAAGATAGTTACTCGCCTCAGCATTGCGCTTATCTTCGTATTATTTGGTACCCTATTTTCGGCGCTTTGGTTGCGTTTTAGCCTAGGCTTGGCTTTTGGGATAGCAGGGTTATTACTTGGGCTTAACTGGCCAGTCTATCATTTCTTTTATCGCCACCGTGGGCTGTGGTTCGCCCTACGCGCAGTACCCTGGCACTGGCTTTACTTTTTCTACAGCGGCACAGCCTACGCCCTTGGCCTAGTTCACTTTTATTTTGGCTTGAAGAGGCCTATTTTTAGTAAGTGA
- a CDS encoding PTPA-CTERM sorting domain-containing protein codes for MNLKTYAPLAAIVGVIAAEVVVVSPVQAASLTPGAFQLSATSPQATNLTGLTPNSFTLQFNEAFFNLNTGTSAPTGGFIGLTEGTLSITDLTFDRSSLTITNPSGAGGYINFISGLFLSGEEVFVDILASSEFIGTMVSPTNYTLAGLLEGRVRSASSTIIATGSLFSLEIGRSSTDSIGIVTVPTPALLPGLLAMGVAALRQRKQETESTQETEVEV; via the coding sequence ATGAATCTAAAAACCTATGCGCCCCTAGCTGCAATTGTTGGGGTTATCGCGGCTGAAGTCGTAGTTGTTAGCCCTGTGCAAGCGGCAAGCTTAACTCCAGGAGCTTTTCAGCTGTCAGCCACTAGCCCCCAGGCTACCAATCTTACTGGCTTAACGCCTAACAGCTTTACGTTGCAGTTTAATGAGGCCTTCTTTAATCTCAATACGGGGACTAGTGCTCCAACCGGAGGATTTATAGGTCTCACAGAAGGTACGCTTTCAATTACTGATTTAACCTTTGACCGCAGCAGTTTAACCATCACTAACCCGTCAGGGGCTGGCGGGTATATCAATTTCATTAGTGGCCTATTTCTTAGCGGTGAGGAGGTCTTTGTTGATATCTTGGCCTCTAGTGAATTTATTGGGACTATGGTTTCACCCACCAATTACACGTTAGCTGGCCTGTTAGAGGGTCGGGTTAGAAGTGCCAGCAGTACAATCATCGCGACTGGGTCTTTATTCTCTCTAGAAATCGGTCGCTCTAGTACTGATTCTATTGGCATAGTAACTGTGCCAACTCCGGCGCTGCTACCAGGCTTGCTGGCCATGGGCGTAGCGGCCCTACGCCAGCGCAAACAGGAGACTGAGTCAACACAAGAGACAGAGGTAGAAGTCTAA
- a CDS encoding glycosyltransferase has product MNVFFLDQSGQPGGAELCLADIVLAFPTGAVGLLQDGPFRTLLEAQATPVTVLATEGLGVRKDSGLLAGVSSLGQLLPLIYRTAQAAAAYDVIYANTPKALIVGALASVLSRRPLVYHLHDIISTEHFSPINCRLLVGLANRFAQLVIANSQASEAAFVAAGGDPQKVSVVYNGFRPDRYRLAPDPTLRQALGLGDRFVVGHFSRLSPWKGQHVLIEALAHCPDDVVAVLVGDALFGEDDYVAQLKQQVQRLNLGDRVHFLGFRADIPALMQSCDLVAHTSTAPEPFGRVIVEAMLCQRVAIAAAAGGATELIDHGKTGWLCPPNDPQKLAELILATYHGPEQAAAMAIAAQAQACSTFNLEHTNQRICTLLAQVV; this is encoded by the coding sequence ATGAACGTATTCTTTTTAGATCAAAGCGGTCAGCCGGGCGGGGCTGAACTCTGTCTCGCCGATATTGTCCTGGCTTTTCCCACGGGAGCAGTTGGCCTATTGCAAGACGGACCGTTTAGGACGCTGCTGGAAGCCCAGGCTACGCCCGTAACGGTATTGGCGACTGAGGGCCTAGGCGTGCGCAAAGACAGTGGCCTGCTGGCAGGGGTAAGCAGCCTAGGGCAGCTGCTGCCCTTGATCTACAGAACAGCCCAGGCCGCCGCTGCCTACGATGTAATCTACGCTAACACCCCCAAAGCGTTAATCGTCGGTGCACTGGCCAGCGTCTTGAGCCGTCGCCCGCTGGTTTACCATCTCCACGACATTATTTCGACTGAGCACTTTAGCCCCATCAACTGTCGCCTGCTGGTGGGGCTGGCCAACCGGTTCGCTCAGCTGGTGATTGCCAACTCTCAGGCCAGCGAAGCGGCCTTTGTTGCCGCCGGGGGAGATCCCCAAAAAGTGAGCGTGGTCTACAACGGCTTTCGCCCCGATCGCTACCGCCTGGCCCCCGACCCCACCCTACGCCAGGCGCTGGGGCTGGGCGATCGCTTTGTGGTCGGCCACTTTAGTCGCCTGTCGCCCTGGAAGGGGCAGCACGTGCTGATTGAGGCCCTGGCCCATTGCCCCGACGACGTGGTGGCGGTGCTGGTGGGCGACGCCCTGTTTGGAGAAGACGACTACGTCGCTCAGCTGAAGCAGCAGGTCCAACGGCTCAACCTGGGCGATCGCGTCCATTTTCTTGGGTTCCGCGCTGACATTCCGGCGCTGATGCAGAGTTGCGATCTCGTCGCCCACACCTCGACGGCTCCCGAACCCTTTGGCCGGGTGATTGTTGAAGCCATGCTCTGTCAACGGGTGGCGATCGCCGCCGCTGCTGGCGGTGCTACGGAGCTGATCGACCATGGCAAGACCGGCTGGCTATGCCCACCCAACGATCCCCAAAAGCTGGCAGAGCTAATTTTAGCTACTTACCACGGGCCTGAGCAGGCTGCGGCCATGGCGATCGCTGCCCAAGCCCAAGCCTGCTCCACCTTTAACCTAGAGCACACCAACCAGCGCATTTGCACATTGCTGGCTCAGGTGGTCTAG